One Aphelocoma coerulescens isolate FSJ_1873_10779 chromosome 8, UR_Acoe_1.0, whole genome shotgun sequence genomic region harbors:
- the TIE1 gene encoding tyrosine-protein kinase receptor Tie-1 isoform X4 produces the protein MGLQVYLLLLFPHLAGAILDITLIANVQSLSHSDFFLSCVVGERDVSYLQIERENKIVMTHPKMGFQNYRNRSNQVQARGFSKADLVGILYCLGRTPTEQAQVVYVHNSHNAHLFPVKATQSVNVAEAATFSARILKRKETDVMWKRNGTYYQTTDRGEVQDDHVILTLPNVSVSENGVYSATFMGDSPLWSAFYRLIVRACPAKKWGPSCEKDCPDCLNGGICHDHVGECICPPGFMGTRCERACQEGQFGRNCQETCQRAQGCRGLSFCLLDPYGCSCASGWSGSRCDQACPPGFYGPDCALGCTCQNGGSCNRFSGCVCPAGWHGQHCEKSDRFPQIIQLASELEFNLGSEPIISCVAIGNPLPTSDRVELRKADGTVLKLIKTIIEPKQITCEFEARHLTKADTGLWECRVSTTGGQDSRKVKVNIRVPPVPLRAPRLLAKQSRQLVVSPVDYFSGDGPITSIKLFYKPKDDNSAWSSIVVDNSENITLMNLRPVTAYIVKVQLSRPGAGGEGRKGPEAIMVTDCLEPTVKPVIEGWSIEDKNMLHVNWKLPSNHEPAHGFIVHLFDSARQLVSEKNITSISVLSARIGDLEFNKEYRLEVLVYHCTSLGPPSDPYKVMINSKGPSSPQLLSAEPVSDTAVRLSWQVPEYPNGGITKYIVELQQLGGTSEPQWIDTDSGAETTKIVGGLNASTSYQFRVRANSHVPGEWSQPVKAKTLGDGALSVPPSLGSQSTEQAGTDQQLLLAIVGSVSVTCFTILFALLALFLIKKNFFHRRRTFTYQSGSGEETILQFNSGTLTLTRRPKPQPEPLSYPILEWEDIKFEDMIGEGNFGQVIRAMIKKDGLKMNAAIKMLKEFASENDHRDFAGELEVLCKLGHHPNIINLLGACENKGYLYIAIEYAPYGNLLDFLRKSRVLETDPAFAKEHGTASTLTSQQLLQFASDVAKGMQYLSEKQFIHRDLAARNILVGENLASKIADFGLSRGEEVYVKKTMGRLPVRWMAIESLNYSVYTTKSDVWSFGVLLWEIVSLGGTPYCGMTCAELYEKLPQGYRMEKPRNCDDEVYELMRQCWRDRPYERPPFAQISMQLIRMLEARKAYVNMALFENFTYAGIDATAEEA, from the exons ATGGGACTCCAGGTTTATCTTCTACTTCTCTTCCCACATCTGGCAG gggcCATCCTGGACATCACCCTGATCGCCAACGTGCAGAGCCTGTCCCACTCCGACTTCTTCCTCTCCTGCGTCGTGGGGGAGCGTGACGTGAGCTACCTGCAGATCGAGCGGGAGAACAAGATCGTGATGACACACCCCAAAATGGGCTTCCAAAACTACCGCAACCGCAGCAACCAAGTCCAGGCCAGGGGCTTCTCCAAGGCCGACCTGGTGGGGATCCTCTACTGCTTGGGGCGCACCCCGACCGAGCAGGCCCAGGTGGTCTATGTGCACAACAGCCACAATG CCCACCTCTTCCCGGTGAAGGCCACACAGTCTGTGAATGTTGCCGAGGCGGCCACCTTCTCTGCCAGGATCCTCAAGAGGAAGGAGACAGATGTTATGTGGAAAAGAAATG GCACCTACTACCAGACCACGGACCGGGGCGAGGTGCAGGATGACCACGTCATCCTGACACTCCCCAATGTCAGTGTCAGTGAAAACGGTGTCTACAGTGCCACGTTCATGGGGGACAGCCCTCTGTGGAGTGCCTTCTACCGCCTCATCGTGAGAG CCTGCCCTGCAAAGAAGTGGGGACCATCCTGTGAGAAGGACTGTCCCGACTGCCTGAATGGCGGCATCTGCCATGACCATGTTGGTGAATGCATCTGCCCTCCAGGGTTCATGGGCACCCGCTGTGAGAGAG CCTGCCAGGAAGGCCAGTTTGGCCGCAACTGCCAGGAGACGTGCCAGAGAGCCcagggctgccgggggctgAGCTTCTGCCTGCTCGACCCCTATGGCTGCTCCTGCGCCTCAGGCTGGAGTGGCTCCCGCTGCGACCAAG cctgtcCCCCAGGATTCTATGGCCCTGACTGTGCCCTGGGGTGCACCTGCCAAAACGGAGGCAGCTGTAACCGCTTCAGTGGCTGCGTCTGCCCTGCAGGCTGGCATGGGCAGCACTGTGAGAAGTCAG ACCGGTTCCCCCAGATCATCCAACTGGCCTCAGAGCTGGAGTTCAACCTGGGCTCAGAACCCATCATCAGCTGCGTGGCCATTGGCAACCCACTGCCCACCAGTGACAGGGTGGAGCTGCGCAAGGCTGACGGCACTGTGCTCAAG CTCATCAAAACCATCATCGAGCCGAAGCAGATCACCTGCGAGTTCGAGGCGCGGCACCTGACGAAGGCGGACACGGGTCTCTGGGAGTGCCGGGTCTCCACAACTgggggccaggacagccggaaAGTCAAAGTCAATATCCGAG TGCCACCAGTGCCCTTGAGGGCCCCCCGGCTGTTGGCCAAGCAGAGTCGTCAGCTTGTGGTGTCGCCTGTGGACTACTTCTCTGGTGATGGACCCATCACCTCCATCAAGCTCTTCTACAAGCCCAAGGATGACAATTCAGCCTGGTCATCCATTGTGG TCGACAACAGCGAGAACATCACCCTCATGAACCTCCGGCCAGTGACCGCCTACATCGTCAAGGTGCAGCTGAGCCGGCCAGGGGCTGGTGGGGAGGGCAGAAAAGGGCCTGAAGCCATCATGGTGACCGACTGCCTTG agcCCACAGTCAAGCCTGTGATTGAAGGCTGGTCCATAGAAGACAAAAACATGCTTCATGTCAACTGGAAGTTGCCAAGTAACCATGAGCCAGCACATGGGTTCATTGTCCACCTCTTTGACTCTGCAAGGCAGTTGGTATCTGAGAAAAACATCACGTCCATCTCTGTGCTCTCTGCCCGCATCGGGGACTTGGAGTTTAACAAAGAGTAcaggctggaggtgctggtgtaCCACTGCACCAGCCTGGGGCCGCCCTCTGACCCCTATAAGGTCATGATCAACAGCAAAG GGCCCTCCTCCCCGCAGTTGCTCTCAGCAGAGCCCGTGTCCGACACCGCTGTCAGGCTCTCCTGGCAAGTGCCTGAGTACCCCAATGGGGGGATCACCAAGTACAttgtggagctgcagcagctggggggcACCAGTGAACCCCAGTGGATCGACACCGACAGCGGCGCCGAGACCACCAAGATCGTTGGGGGCCTCAACGCCAGCACCAGCTACCAGTTTCGTGTCCGTGCCAACTCCCATGTCCCAGGGGAATGGAGCCAGCCTGTGAAAGCCAAGACCCTTGGGGATG GAGCGCTGAGCGTGCCGCCCAgcctgggcagccagagcacTGAGCAGGCGGGAACAgaccagcagctgctcttggCCATTGTTGGCTCTGTGTCCGTCACTTGCTTCACCATCCTCTTTGCTCTCCTGGCGCTTTTCCTCATcaagaagaattttttccacCGGCGCCGCACCTTTACGTACCAGTCTGGCTCG GGGGAAGAGACCATCCTACAGTTCAACTCAGGGACCCTGACCCTGACACGCCGGCCCAAGCCACAGCCGGAGCCCCTCAGCTATCCCATCCTGGAGTGGGAAGACATCAAGTTTGAGGACATGATTGGGGAGGGCAACTTCGGGCAGGTAATCAGGGCCATGATAAAAAAGGACGGTCTGAAAATGAATGCGGCCATCAAGATGCTGAAAG AGTTTGCTTCAGAGAATGACCATCGGGACTTTGCTGGGGAGCTGGAGGTGCTCTGCAAACTGGGCCATCACCCCAACATCATCAACTTGCTGGGTGCCTGCGAGAACAAGG gCTACCTGTACATCGCCATTGAGTATGCTCCATATGGAAACCTCCTCGACTTCCTCCGCAAAAGCCGAGTCTTGGAGACAGACCCAGCCTTTGCCAAGGAGCACGGCACTGCCTCCACCCTcacatcccagcagctcctccagtttgCTTCAGACGTGGCCAAGGGGATGCAGTACCTGAGTGAGAAGCAG TTCATTCACAGGGACCTGGCAGCAAGAAACATCCTGGTGGGAGAAAATCTGGCCTCCAAAATTGCTGACTTTGGCCTCTCCAGAGGGGAGGAGGTCTATGTGAAGAAGACAATG GGCCGTTTGCCGGTTCGCTGGATGGCCATTGAGTCCCTTAACTACAGCGTGTACACCACCAAGAGTGATGT GTGGTCATTCGGTGTCCTGCTCTGGGAGATTGTCAGCTTGG GGGGGACACCTTACTGCGGGATGACGTGCGCCGAGCTCTACGAGAAGCTGCCCCAGGGATACCGCATGGAGAAGCCGCGCAACTGCGACGATGAGGT GTACGAGCTGATGCGGCAGTGCTGGCGCGACCGCCCCTACGAGCGCCCTCCCTTCGCCCAGATCTCCATGCAGCTCATCCGCATGCTAGAGGCCAGGAAG GCCTACGTGAACATGGCCCTGTTCGAGAACTTCACCTATGCAGGGATTGATGCCACCGCCGAGGAAGCGTGA